One segment of Streptomyces sp. XD-27 DNA contains the following:
- a CDS encoding DUF6177 family protein, protein MAERFKEFATTGERQLLLSLHTRHPADDQLVLAGALEEAYRTLTGAPPAGWGTAEPASLPWSRRQLTDVARDRAPDPTWTVVVGDPRSRPAIATLTVSRTTGGVEETLTLAVGYAPDEDLPLEDLPALADRLVREHRLVSMLAQVRSGRRDLTAPAHFEPPPVPVGFALGPEDVHEIGPTHARRPPQSTQPTELGPAARPGLYYPLGDGTSGAAWAAFEQLVRHLRTQ, encoded by the coding sequence GTGGCGGAGCGCTTCAAGGAGTTCGCGACCACCGGCGAGCGCCAGCTCCTGCTCTCCCTCCACACCCGCCATCCGGCCGACGACCAGCTCGTGCTCGCCGGTGCGCTGGAGGAGGCGTACCGGACGCTGACCGGCGCGCCACCCGCCGGCTGGGGCACGGCCGAACCCGCGTCCCTCCCGTGGTCCCGCCGCCAGCTCACCGACGTCGCCCGCGACCGCGCGCCCGACCCCACCTGGACGGTCGTCGTCGGCGACCCCCGGTCCCGGCCCGCCATCGCCACCCTGACCGTCTCGCGCACCACGGGCGGCGTGGAGGAGACCCTGACCCTGGCCGTCGGCTACGCCCCGGACGAGGATCTGCCCCTGGAGGACCTCCCCGCCCTCGCCGACCGTCTCGTACGCGAACACCGCCTGGTCTCGATGCTCGCCCAAGTACGCTCCGGCCGCCGGGACCTGACCGCGCCCGCGCACTTCGAACCACCACCGGTGCCCGTGGGCTTCGCCCTGGGCCCCGAGGACGTCCACGAGATCGGCCCCACCCACGCCCGCCGCCCACCACAGTCCACCCAGCCGACCGAACTGGGACCCGCGGCCCGCCCCGGCCTCTACTACCCGCTCGGCGACGGCACGTCAGGCGCGGCCTGGGCCGCGTTCGAACAACTCGTACGGCACCTCCGGACGCAGTGA
- a CDS encoding tRNA-dependent cyclodipeptide synthase yields MSTDQGDGCPAMTVELLSDACAAAVERGEHACFGISPFNSYFSTARIRELAAWGLGRFERVDFFVPDAPSAFTFEALDCSPEKAAWKARRQGQYTRNKIATALGSLGVTDPGARVLGWPELEGNAAFGRLHEHGLKRYAQDLGFRDACHKATGWVLAGKLPDGQQSDEEQVEHAVRYFLAELPMFLDSSSIVGAEASVFCYHQPPDVLRRLYAGEFGWRPAAGQGFAVVAPAGPSPAPVPVRN; encoded by the coding sequence ATGAGTACCGATCAAGGGGACGGCTGTCCTGCGATGACGGTGGAGCTGTTGAGCGACGCGTGCGCGGCGGCGGTGGAGCGGGGCGAGCATGCCTGCTTCGGGATAAGTCCGTTCAACAGCTACTTCTCCACGGCCCGGATCCGCGAGCTTGCGGCGTGGGGGCTGGGGCGCTTCGAGCGCGTGGATTTCTTCGTGCCGGACGCGCCGAGTGCCTTCACCTTCGAGGCTTTGGACTGTTCGCCGGAGAAGGCCGCGTGGAAGGCGCGCAGGCAGGGCCAGTACACCCGCAACAAGATCGCCACGGCGCTGGGTTCGCTCGGGGTGACCGATCCCGGGGCGCGCGTGCTGGGCTGGCCCGAACTCGAGGGCAACGCGGCCTTCGGCCGACTCCATGAGCACGGGCTGAAGCGGTACGCCCAGGACCTGGGCTTCCGGGATGCGTGCCACAAGGCCACCGGCTGGGTGCTGGCCGGGAAGCTGCCCGACGGTCAGCAGTCGGACGAGGAGCAGGTCGAGCATGCTGTGCGCTACTTCCTCGCCGAGCTCCCGATGTTCCTCGACTCCTCGTCCATCGTCGGCGCCGAGGCGTCGGTCTTCTGCTATCACCAGCCGCCCGATGTGCTGCGTCGCCTGTATGCCGGTGAGTTCGGATGGCGGCCCGCCGCTGGGCAGGGCTTCGCCGTGGTGGCTCCGGCCGGACCATCACCGGCTCCCGTTCCCGTACGAAACTGA
- a CDS encoding heavy metal-responsive transcriptional regulator, which produces MLTVGRIAAQTGLSPKAVRLYEANGLIDPPERTAPGYRTYTAQAVLVLGFIRQAQALGLSLKEIKEILDLQRRGEQPCGFVTDLLDQHLADIDRRIADLQALRVTLQRTRAQAGRAADRGDDAVVCRIIESAASE; this is translated from the coding sequence ATGCTCACCGTCGGCCGCATCGCCGCCCAGACCGGACTCAGCCCCAAGGCCGTCCGCCTCTACGAGGCCAACGGCCTCATCGACCCGCCCGAACGCACCGCCCCCGGCTACCGCACCTACACCGCTCAGGCCGTCCTCGTCCTCGGTTTCATCCGCCAGGCCCAGGCCCTCGGCCTCAGCCTCAAAGAGATCAAGGAAATCCTCGACCTCCAGCGCCGCGGCGAGCAGCCCTGCGGATTCGTCACCGATCTCCTCGACCAGCACCTCGCCGACATCGACCGGCGCATCGCTGACCTCCAAGCCCTGCGCGTCACCCTTCAGCGGACCCGCGCCCAGGCCGGCCGAGCCGCCGACCGCGGGGACGATGCCGTGGTGTGCCGGATCATCGAAAGCGCCGCTTCAGAATGA
- a CDS encoding heavy-metal-associated domain-containing protein, with product MSTTATVTAATEETATPASSCCTPDHSCSSSGGGAKAAAEGARTVYDVAGMTCGHCKATLTKEIGALEGVLAVEVDLAAGQVTVTTSGQPDDALIAATVDEAGYEVTGRAA from the coding sequence ATGTCCACCACCGCAACCGTCACCGCCGCCACCGAAGAGACCGCTACGCCCGCGTCGTCCTGCTGTACCCCCGACCACAGCTGTTCCAGCAGCGGCGGCGGCGCGAAGGCGGCGGCCGAAGGCGCCCGCACCGTCTACGACGTCGCTGGAATGACCTGCGGGCACTGCAAGGCCACGCTCACCAAGGAGATCGGGGCGTTGGAGGGCGTGCTGGCCGTCGAGGTGGACCTCGCCGCCGGGCAGGTCACCGTGACCACCTCCGGTCAGCCGGACGACGCCCTGATCGCCGCCACCGTCGACGAGGCCGGATACGAAGTCACCGGCCGCGCCGCCTGA
- a CDS encoding cation-translocating P-type ATPase, producing the protein MTTTVTETAEVELAIGGMTCASCAARIERKLNRMDGVEATVNYATEKAKVHYAGDISVEDLIATVEATGYTAAPPAPARTRTPDAGGTQAPAAEEADELRPLRQRLITAVMLAVPVIVLAMVPAWQFEYWQWLSLTLTAPVVTYAAWPFHRAALTNARHGAATMDTLISVGTSAAFLWSLWALFLGTAGTPGMTHGFELTINRTDGAGNIYLEAAAGVTAFILAGRYFEARSKRKAGAALKALLELGAKEVTVLREGREELIRTEQLVVGDRFVVRPGEKIATDGVIVEGASAVDASMLTGESVPVEVAVGDSVTGATLNAGGRLVVEATRVGADTQLARMAKLVEDAQNGKAAAQRLADRISAVFVPVVITLALATLGFWLGNGAGLTAAFTAAVAVLIIACPCALGLATPTALMVGTGRGAQLGILIKGPEVLETTRTIDTIVLDKTGTVTTGQMTLLAIHTTDDVTEAEVLRLAGALEHASEHPIAQAVATGAAQRIGALPTPEDFANIPGLGVQGVVDGHAVLVGREKLLSEWAMTLPAALAGAKAEAEAAGRTAIAVAWDGQARAVLEVADAVKDTSPEAIRRLRALGLTPILLTGDNQAVAESVAREVGIDEVLAEVMPQDKVDVVKKLQAEGRSVAMVGDGVNDAAALAQADLGLAMGTGTDAAIEAGDLTLVRGDLRAAADAIRLARRTLATIKSNLFWAFAYNIAALPLAASGLLNPMIAGAAMAFSSVFVVGNSLRLRRFQPTTG; encoded by the coding sequence ATGACCACCACGGTTACCGAGACGGCCGAGGTCGAACTCGCCATCGGCGGGATGACCTGCGCCTCGTGCGCCGCCCGGATCGAGAGGAAGCTCAACCGCATGGACGGGGTCGAGGCCACCGTCAACTACGCCACCGAGAAGGCCAAGGTCCACTACGCCGGTGACATCAGCGTCGAGGACCTGATCGCCACCGTGGAGGCCACTGGCTATACCGCCGCCCCGCCTGCCCCCGCCCGTACGCGGACCCCCGACGCAGGCGGCACGCAGGCCCCGGCGGCCGAGGAGGCCGACGAGCTGCGGCCGCTGCGGCAGCGGCTGATCACCGCCGTGATGCTCGCTGTCCCGGTGATCGTTCTGGCCATGGTCCCGGCCTGGCAGTTCGAGTACTGGCAGTGGCTGTCCCTCACCCTCACCGCGCCGGTGGTGACGTACGCAGCCTGGCCGTTCCACCGCGCCGCCCTCACCAACGCCCGGCACGGCGCGGCCACCATGGACACCCTCATCTCGGTGGGCACCAGCGCCGCGTTCCTGTGGTCCCTGTGGGCCCTCTTCCTCGGCACCGCCGGAACCCCCGGCATGACCCACGGCTTCGAGCTGACCATCAACCGCACCGACGGCGCCGGAAACATCTACCTGGAGGCCGCCGCCGGAGTCACCGCCTTCATCCTCGCCGGCCGCTACTTCGAAGCCCGCTCCAAGCGCAAAGCGGGCGCCGCCCTCAAGGCCCTGCTGGAGCTGGGCGCCAAGGAGGTCACCGTCCTGCGGGAGGGGCGCGAGGAGCTGATCCGCACCGAGCAGCTGGTGGTCGGCGACCGGTTCGTGGTCCGGCCCGGCGAGAAGATCGCCACCGACGGCGTCATCGTCGAGGGTGCCTCCGCCGTGGACGCCTCCATGCTCACCGGTGAGTCCGTGCCGGTGGAGGTCGCGGTCGGCGACAGCGTCACCGGTGCCACGCTCAACGCCGGCGGCCGCCTGGTCGTCGAGGCCACCCGGGTCGGCGCCGACACCCAGCTGGCGCGGATGGCCAAGCTGGTGGAGGACGCGCAGAACGGCAAGGCCGCCGCCCAGAGGCTCGCCGACCGGATCTCCGCCGTCTTCGTCCCCGTCGTCATCACCCTGGCGCTGGCCACCCTGGGCTTCTGGCTCGGCAACGGCGCCGGTCTCACCGCTGCGTTCACCGCGGCCGTGGCCGTACTGATCATCGCCTGCCCTTGCGCCCTGGGCCTGGCCACCCCTACCGCCCTCATGGTCGGCACCGGGCGCGGCGCCCAGCTCGGCATCCTCATCAAGGGCCCCGAGGTCCTGGAGACCACCCGCACCATCGACACGATCGTCCTGGACAAGACCGGCACCGTCACCACCGGCCAGATGACCCTGCTCGCCATCCACACCACCGACGACGTCACCGAGGCGGAGGTGCTGCGACTGGCCGGCGCGCTGGAGCACGCCTCCGAGCACCCCATCGCCCAGGCCGTCGCCACCGGCGCCGCCCAGCGGATCGGCGCACTCCCCACCCCGGAGGACTTCGCGAACATCCCCGGCCTCGGCGTCCAGGGCGTCGTCGACGGACACGCGGTGCTCGTGGGACGCGAGAAGCTGTTGAGCGAGTGGGCGATGACGTTGCCCGCCGCGCTGGCTGGGGCCAAAGCGGAGGCCGAGGCGGCCGGACGCACCGCCATCGCGGTCGCCTGGGACGGCCAGGCCCGCGCCGTCCTGGAGGTCGCCGACGCGGTCAAGGACACCAGCCCCGAGGCCATCCGGCGGCTCCGCGCCCTGGGCCTGACCCCGATCCTGCTCACTGGCGACAACCAGGCCGTGGCCGAGTCCGTCGCCCGCGAGGTCGGCATCGACGAGGTCCTCGCCGAGGTCATGCCGCAGGACAAGGTCGACGTCGTCAAGAAGCTCCAGGCCGAGGGGCGTTCGGTGGCCATGGTCGGCGACGGCGTCAACGACGCCGCCGCGCTCGCCCAGGCCGACCTGGGACTCGCCATGGGCACCGGCACCGACGCCGCCATCGAAGCCGGCGACCTCACCCTGGTCCGGGGCGACCTGCGCGCAGCCGCCGACGCCATACGCCTGGCCCGCCGCACCCTGGCCACCATCAAGTCCAACCTCTTCTGGGCCTTCGCCTACAACATCGCCGCCCTCCCCTTGGCCGCGTCCGGCCTCCTCAACCCGATGATCGCCGGAGCCGCCATGGCCTTCTCCTCCGTCTTCGTCGTCGGCAACAGCCTCCGCCTCCGCCGCTTCCAGCCCACCACCGGCTGA
- a CDS encoding metal-sensitive transcriptional regulator, whose product MAGYEDHKDKIRRRLRRIEGQVRGLQRMVEEDTYCIDVLTQISATTAALQSCSLTLLEEHLNCCVSEALTQGGDEARSKVSEATQAIARLVRA is encoded by the coding sequence ATGGCCGGTTACGAGGACCACAAGGACAAGATCCGTCGGCGCCTGCGCCGAATCGAAGGGCAGGTACGCGGACTTCAGCGCATGGTCGAGGAGGACACGTACTGCATCGACGTCCTCACCCAGATATCAGCCACCACCGCCGCTCTGCAGTCCTGCTCCCTCACCCTCCTTGAAGAACACCTCAACTGCTGCGTCTCCGAGGCCCTCACCCAGGGCGGCGACGAGGCACGGTCGAAGGTGAGTGAGGCGACCCAGGCCATCGCACGCCTGGTCCGCGCCTGA
- a CDS encoding pyridoxamine 5'-phosphate oxidase family protein: MTGSPSPSPSPSPYGPGERAVQRRAGVIAQADHSGLAIGNGIRDVAAAFLGLQPMLVIGAADQGGQVWSSLLTGPPGFVTATGPHSIGITGRVHPGDPLASTLAKGPTSIGTIALDPRTRRRMRLNGTARPSARGLAVEARQVFSNCPKYLQKRLLEEAVPGRAPGAVRRAAVLSEAQTDAIRTADTFFIATVSAGDGAAATSGPADASHRGGLPGFVTVVSPTRLSWPDYPGNAMFLTLGNLEADPRAGLLFVDWVSGDTLQLTGTARTEFSESGRTVHFALDEVAWTPAASPLRWSAPEYSPAHPPLRGA, from the coding sequence ATGACCGGCAGCCCGAGTCCGAGTCCGAGTCCGAGTCCGTACGGGCCTGGGGAGCGTGCCGTGCAGCGCCGGGCCGGAGTGATCGCCCAGGCCGATCACTCCGGGCTCGCCATCGGCAACGGCATCCGGGATGTGGCCGCGGCCTTCCTCGGGCTTCAGCCGATGCTGGTGATCGGTGCGGCGGATCAGGGCGGACAGGTGTGGAGTTCGCTGCTCACCGGTCCGCCCGGGTTCGTCACCGCCACCGGCCCGCACTCCATCGGCATCACCGGCCGGGTGCACCCAGGCGATCCGCTGGCCTCCACCCTGGCGAAGGGCCCCACGAGCATCGGCACCATCGCCCTGGACCCACGTACCCGGCGCCGGATGCGCCTCAACGGCACAGCCCGACCGTCCGCGCGCGGGCTGGCCGTGGAGGCGAGGCAGGTCTTCTCCAACTGTCCCAAGTACCTGCAGAAGCGGTTGCTGGAGGAGGCCGTACCGGGCCGGGCCCCCGGCGCTGTGCGCCGAGCCGCCGTGCTCAGCGAGGCGCAGACGGACGCCATCCGCACTGCCGACACCTTCTTCATCGCCACCGTGAGCGCCGGGGACGGTGCTGCGGCCACGTCCGGCCCCGCCGACGCCAGCCACCGCGGCGGCCTGCCCGGCTTCGTTACCGTGGTCTCGCCCACCCGGCTGAGCTGGCCGGATTATCCGGGCAATGCGATGTTCCTGACCCTGGGCAACCTGGAGGCCGATCCGCGTGCCGGGCTGCTGTTCGTCGACTGGGTGTCCGGAGACACCCTGCAGCTCACCGGCACCGCCCGCACCGAGTTCAGCGAGTCCGGGCGCACCGTTCACTTCGCTCTCGACGAGGTGGCCTGGACCCCGGCCGCCAGCCCACTGCGCTGGTCCGCCCCGGAGTATTCGCCCGCCCACCCTCCCCTGAGGGGAGCGTGA
- the gcvH gene encoding glycine cleavage system protein GcvH, which yields MSNIPVELRYAESHEWVRLESDGTVSVGLSDHAQEALGDVVFVELTEVGKVFAAGDAAGVVESVKAASDIYAPVGGEVLAVNEDLAGSPEEVNNDPYGSWIFKLRPSNVAELDNLLDAAGYRAAIGE from the coding sequence GTGTCCAACATCCCTGTCGAACTGCGCTACGCAGAGAGCCACGAATGGGTACGCCTTGAGAGCGACGGCACTGTGAGCGTCGGCCTCAGCGACCACGCGCAGGAAGCGCTTGGCGACGTCGTCTTTGTTGAGCTGACCGAAGTCGGGAAGGTCTTCGCGGCTGGCGACGCAGCTGGGGTCGTGGAGTCCGTCAAGGCCGCCAGCGACATCTACGCCCCCGTCGGGGGAGAGGTTCTCGCCGTGAACGAGGACCTTGCCGGCAGCCCCGAAGAGGTGAACAACGATCCGTACGGCTCGTGGATCTTCAAGCTGAGGCCGTCCAACGTGGCAGAGCTCGACAACCTTCTCGATGCCGCGGGCTATCGGGCAGCCATCGGCGAGTAA
- a CDS encoding sigma-70 family RNA polymerase sigma factor codes for MAIRLYLRQSPRLEEELTDEGPDRAVFSCPLDAVVLREEEARVYAALSRLPMKQRQVMAWHLDGFTTAEIGGALGMQPAAVRQNLARARAHPKEALGLTSGGAR; via the coding sequence GTGGCGATCCGCCTGTATCTGCGGCAGTCCCCGCGGCTGGAGGAGGAACTGACCGACGAGGGGCCGGATCGGGCGGTGTTCTCCTGCCCGCTGGACGCGGTGGTGCTGCGCGAGGAGGAGGCCCGCGTCTACGCGGCGCTGAGCCGGTTGCCGATGAAGCAGCGTCAGGTGATGGCGTGGCATCTGGACGGCTTCACCACCGCTGAGATCGGTGGGGCACTGGGCATGCAGCCCGCGGCGGTTCGTCAGAACCTCGCACGTGCTCGTGCTCATCCCAAGGAAGCGCTGGGCCTGACATCCGGAGGTGCACGATGA
- a CDS encoding DUF4333 domain-containing protein: MAISRVSAAASILSTVAVGALLVGCSSSSTPQLSADKLATKVAEMLAAEKGLSKPQVTCPEDLVGKVGTTTRCTLTADDGSTLGVTVTVKSVDGSEVNITAKADDTVTPAPSSS, translated from the coding sequence ATGGCCATATCCCGGGTGTCCGCAGCAGCTTCGATACTCTCAACCGTCGCTGTCGGCGCGCTGCTCGTGGGCTGTTCCTCATCGAGCACACCGCAACTGTCTGCGGACAAGCTTGCCACCAAGGTCGCCGAGATGCTGGCTGCGGAAAAGGGCCTGTCAAAGCCGCAGGTCACATGCCCCGAGGACCTCGTCGGCAAGGTCGGCACCACCACCCGGTGCACGCTCACAGCGGACGACGGCAGCACCTTGGGCGTGACGGTCACCGTGAAGTCGGTCGATGGCTCCGAGGTCAACATCACGGCCAAGGCCGACGACACGGTTACCCCGGCGCCATCATCGAGCTGA
- a CDS encoding aminoglycoside phosphotransferase family protein has translation MVGLVVPVRWRAEGTAVLKVSFPHPGNVREPDAFAAWGGRGAVLLYERDDECFAMLLERVHASTLASIAAWPSPRRLAGYGHGRR, from the coding sequence GTGGTCGGGCTCGTCGTGCCGGTGCGATGGCGGGCCGAAGGGACGGCTGTGTTGAAGGTGTCGTTTCCGCATCCCGGTAATGTTCGTGAGCCGGACGCGTTCGCGGCGTGGGGCGGGCGCGGTGCTGTCCTGCTGTACGAGCGCGACGACGAGTGTTTCGCGATGCTGCTGGAACGGGTCCACGCGTCGACCTTGGCCTCAATCGCCGCCTGGCCATCCCCGCGTCGCCTGGCCGGCTACGGTCACGGGCGGCGGTGA